In Cedecea neteri, a single genomic region encodes these proteins:
- a CDS encoding ABC transporter permease encodes MKTFARFLPGDAIIRLQCVIIVVVAVAFSLLLGGRFFSLANFQSIGSQLPILGMLALGMGMTMLTGGINLSIIAGANACSLVMAAIIVSHPDNPLFFALALLAGIAVAVAIGTLNGALVAWVGVSPILATLGTMTLISGLNILLSNGTVISGFPAAIQYLGNATLLGIPVALLLFLLVAVLLWVLLEHTTLGRSLYLVGSNEQATRYSGVNTVRVQISVYVISALLGWVAAILMMAKFNSAKAGYGESYLLVTILASVLGGINPDGGFGRIIGLVLALIVLQMLESGFNLLGISSYLTMALWGAVLILFIALQNRKA; translated from the coding sequence ATGAAAACCTTCGCCAGATTTTTACCCGGTGACGCCATCATCCGGCTGCAGTGCGTGATTATTGTGGTGGTCGCCGTGGCGTTTTCGCTGCTGCTGGGCGGGCGCTTCTTTAGCCTCGCCAACTTCCAGTCCATCGGCTCTCAGCTGCCTATTCTTGGCATGCTGGCGCTGGGTATGGGGATGACGATGCTGACCGGCGGGATCAACCTGTCGATCATTGCCGGGGCGAACGCCTGTTCGCTGGTGATGGCGGCCATTATCGTCAGCCACCCGGATAACCCGCTGTTCTTCGCGCTGGCGCTGCTGGCGGGTATTGCCGTGGCGGTAGCTATCGGCACGCTAAACGGCGCTCTGGTCGCCTGGGTTGGCGTTTCGCCTATTCTGGCCACGCTCGGCACCATGACGCTGATTTCCGGGCTCAATATTTTGCTGTCCAACGGCACGGTGATTTCCGGCTTCCCGGCGGCAATTCAGTATCTGGGCAACGCCACATTGCTTGGTATTCCGGTCGCGCTGCTGCTGTTCCTGCTGGTTGCCGTCCTGCTCTGGGTATTGCTGGAGCACACCACGCTGGGGCGCAGCCTTTATCTGGTCGGCTCCAACGAACAAGCCACTCGCTACAGCGGCGTTAACACCGTGCGGGTGCAGATATCGGTATACGTGATTTCCGCGCTGCTCGGCTGGGTGGCCGCCATTCTGATGATGGCGAAATTTAACTCCGCCAAAGCCGGGTACGGTGAGTCTTACCTGCTGGTCACCATTCTTGCCTCGGTGCTGGGCGGCATTAACCCGGACGGCGGCTTCGGCCGCATTATCGGCCTGGTGCTGGCGCTCATCGTGCTGCAAATGCTGGAAAGCGGCTTTAATTTGCTGGGGATCAGCAGTTATTTGACCATGGCGCTCTGGGGCGCGGTGCTGATCCTCTTTATCGCATTACAGAATCGTAAAGCCTGA
- a CDS encoding FGGY-family carbohydrate kinase, whose product MASYFIGVDVGTGSARAGVFDLNGRMVGEASRAIEIYRPQADFVEQSSDNIWQAVCNAVRDAVNQADINPIQVKGLGFDATCSLVVLDKEGKPLTISPSGRSEQNIIVWMDHRAITQADRINALHHRVLDYVGGIISPEMQTPKLLWLKQHMPNTWSNAGYYFDLPDFLTWRATGDDTRSLCSTVCKWTYMGHEDKWDSSYFRQIGLEDLLEHDAEKIGRYVKTMGEPLGHGLTQRAASEMGLIAGTAVSVSIIDAHAGTLGTLGACGVSGEVADFDRRVALIGGTSTGHMAISKEARFINGVWGPYYSAVLPGYWLNEGGQSATGALIDHIIQSHPCYETLLAQAKTQGQTIYELLNALLRKMAGEPENIAFLTKDMHILPYFHGNRSPRANPTLTGVISGLKLSRTQEDMALQYLATIQAIALGTRHIIETMNHSGYTIDTIMASGGGTKNPIFVQEHANATGCAMLLPEESEAMLLGSAMMGTVAAGVFDSFPEAMSVMSRIGKTVTPQTNRIKQYYDRKYKVFHEMYLDHMKYRQLMQEEA is encoded by the coding sequence ATGGCGAGTTACTTCATTGGGGTGGATGTAGGGACGGGAAGCGCCCGCGCGGGCGTCTTTGACCTGAATGGCAGAATGGTTGGCGAGGCAAGCCGGGCGATTGAGATTTACCGCCCGCAGGCGGACTTCGTTGAGCAATCCTCGGACAATATCTGGCAGGCGGTTTGCAACGCGGTGCGGGATGCGGTCAACCAGGCCGATATTAACCCGATTCAGGTAAAAGGGCTGGGATTCGACGCCACCTGTTCCCTGGTGGTGCTGGATAAAGAAGGCAAGCCGCTGACCATCAGCCCTTCCGGGCGCAGCGAACAGAACATCATTGTGTGGATGGATCACCGCGCCATCACCCAGGCCGACAGAATTAATGCCCTGCACCACCGTGTGCTGGACTACGTGGGCGGAATTATTTCCCCGGAAATGCAGACGCCAAAATTGCTGTGGCTCAAACAACACATGCCGAATACCTGGTCTAATGCGGGCTACTATTTTGACCTGCCGGACTTCCTGACCTGGCGCGCTACCGGGGATGATACCCGCTCGCTCTGCTCCACCGTCTGTAAATGGACCTATATGGGCCACGAAGACAAATGGGACAGCAGCTACTTCCGCCAGATTGGGCTGGAAGATTTGCTGGAGCACGATGCGGAAAAAATTGGCCGCTATGTCAAAACCATGGGCGAACCGTTGGGCCACGGCCTGACCCAGCGTGCCGCAAGCGAGATGGGGCTGATTGCCGGCACCGCCGTCAGCGTCTCGATTATTGATGCCCATGCGGGCACGCTCGGCACGCTCGGCGCCTGCGGCGTTTCCGGTGAAGTGGCTGATTTCGATCGCCGCGTGGCGCTCATCGGCGGCACCTCAACCGGACATATGGCGATTTCAAAAGAAGCACGTTTTATTAATGGCGTTTGGGGGCCTTACTACTCCGCCGTTCTGCCGGGCTACTGGCTAAACGAAGGCGGCCAGTCGGCCACCGGGGCGCTTATCGACCATATTATTCAGTCTCATCCATGCTATGAGACGCTGCTTGCCCAGGCGAAGACTCAGGGGCAAACCATTTACGAACTGCTGAACGCCCTGCTGCGTAAAATGGCCGGGGAGCCGGAAAACATCGCCTTCCTGACGAAGGATATGCACATCCTGCCCTACTTCCACGGCAACCGTTCCCCGCGAGCCAACCCGACGCTAACGGGCGTTATCAGTGGGCTGAAGCTTTCCCGCACGCAGGAAGATATGGCGCTGCAGTATCTGGCGACGATTCAGGCCATCGCGCTTGGTACCCGCCATATTATCGAAACGATGAACCACAGCGGCTACACCATCGACACCATCATGGCGAGCGGCGGCGGCACCAAAAACCCTATCTTCGTTCAGGAGCACGCCAACGCCACAGGCTGCGCGATGCTGCTGCCAGAAGAGAGCGAGGCGATGCTGTTGGGCAGCGCAATGATGGGCACGGTGGCGGCGGGCGTGTTTGATTCCTTCCCGGAAGCGATGTCGGTCATGAGCCGGATTGGCAAAACGGTCACGCCGCAGACCAACCGCATCAAGCAGTACTACGACCGGAAATACAAAGTATTTCATGAGATGTATCTCGACCACATGAAATACCGCCAGCTGATGCAGGAGGAAGCATGA
- a CDS encoding KpsF/GutQ family sugar-phosphate isomerase, giving the protein MSHSWQQAVNAWATCSRELAALEQHLSEPQWLALLAELRNCKGKIVVTGVGTSGIAARKIAHMLACVEHPAIYLSATDAAHGDLGFLRADDLMIMLSRGGNSDELTRLLPGIAARNVPLISVTENPDSAIAQAARLVISTGVKQEMDPLNMLATTSIILALAIFDAACACLMSESGYSKETLLAVHPGGDVGLTLSQQQ; this is encoded by the coding sequence ATGAGCCACTCATGGCAGCAGGCCGTCAACGCGTGGGCAACCTGTAGCCGTGAACTTGCGGCGCTGGAACAGCATTTGAGCGAGCCACAGTGGCTCGCTTTGCTGGCCGAACTGAGAAACTGCAAAGGCAAGATTGTGGTCACCGGCGTCGGTACTTCAGGCATCGCCGCGAGGAAAATTGCCCATATGCTGGCCTGTGTCGAACACCCGGCGATTTATCTTAGCGCGACGGACGCGGCGCATGGCGATCTGGGCTTTTTACGTGCGGACGATCTGATGATCATGCTTTCCCGGGGTGGGAATTCCGACGAACTGACGCGCCTGTTGCCGGGCATCGCGGCCAGAAACGTCCCGCTCATTAGCGTGACCGAAAACCCGGATTCGGCCATCGCCCAGGCGGCAAGGTTGGTGATTTCTACCGGCGTGAAGCAGGAAATGGATCCGCTGAATATGCTGGCGACCACGTCGATAATCCTGGCGCTGGCGATTTTTGATGCCGCCTGCGCCTGCCTGATGAGCGAGAGCGGTTATTCGAAGGAGACGCTGCTGGCCGTTCATCCCGGCGGGGATGTTGGGCTGACGCTCAGCCAACAGCAATAA
- the glyA gene encoding serine hydroxymethyltransferase, whose amino-acid sequence MLKREMNIADYDAELWQAMEQEKVRQEEHIELIASENYTSPRVMQAQGSQLTNKYAEGYPGKRYYGGCEYVDIVEQLAIDRAKELFGADYANVQPHSGSQANFAVYTALLQPGDTVLGMNLAQGGHLTHGSPVNFSGKLYNIIPYGIDESGKIDYEDMAKQAKEHKPKMIIGGFSAYSGVVDWAKMREIADSIGAYLFVDMAHVAGLIAADVYPNPVPHAHVVTTTTHKTLAGPRGGLILAKGGDEDLYKKLNSAVFPSAQGGPLMHVIAAKAVALKEAMEPEFKVYQQQVAKNAKAMVEVFLNRGYKVVSGGTENHLFLLDLVNKNLTGKEADAALGRANITVNKNSVPNDPKSPFVTSGIRIGSPAVTRRGFKEAEVKELAGWMCDVLDNINDEAVIERVKGKVLDICARFPVYA is encoded by the coding sequence ATGTTAAAGCGTGAAATGAACATTGCCGATTATGATGCCGAACTGTGGCAGGCCATGGAGCAAGAGAAAGTACGTCAGGAAGAGCACATTGAACTGATCGCCTCCGAAAACTACACCAGCCCGCGCGTAATGCAGGCTCAGGGTTCTCAGCTGACAAACAAATATGCTGAAGGTTACCCAGGCAAGCGCTACTACGGCGGTTGCGAGTATGTGGACATCGTTGAGCAGCTGGCTATTGACCGTGCGAAAGAGCTGTTTGGCGCAGACTATGCGAACGTGCAGCCACACTCCGGTTCCCAGGCTAACTTCGCGGTATACACCGCGCTGCTGCAGCCGGGCGATACCGTGCTGGGCATGAACCTGGCGCAGGGCGGCCACCTGACTCACGGCTCCCCGGTTAACTTCTCCGGCAAGCTGTACAACATCATTCCTTACGGCATTGATGAGTCCGGTAAAATTGACTACGAAGACATGGCGAAGCAGGCTAAAGAGCACAAGCCGAAGATGATCATCGGCGGCTTCTCTGCCTACTCCGGCGTGGTTGACTGGGCTAAGATGCGCGAAATCGCAGACAGCATCGGCGCTTACCTGTTCGTTGATATGGCGCACGTTGCCGGCCTGATTGCCGCAGACGTTTACCCGAACCCGGTACCACACGCTCACGTTGTGACCACCACCACCCACAAAACCCTGGCGGGTCCACGCGGTGGCCTGATCCTGGCGAAGGGCGGCGACGAAGATCTCTACAAGAAACTGAACTCTGCCGTATTCCCAAGCGCACAGGGCGGTCCGCTGATGCACGTTATCGCGGCCAAGGCTGTTGCGCTGAAAGAAGCGATGGAGCCTGAGTTCAAGGTTTACCAGCAGCAGGTTGCGAAAAACGCCAAAGCGATGGTGGAAGTGTTCCTGAACCGTGGCTACAAAGTGGTTTCAGGCGGGACTGAAAACCACCTGTTCCTGCTGGATCTGGTTAATAAAAACCTGACCGGTAAAGAAGCTGACGCTGCCCTGGGCCGCGCCAACATCACCGTGAACAAAAACAGCGTACCAAACGATCCGAAGAGCCCGTTCGTGACCTCCGGTATTCGTATCGGTTCTCCGGCTGTGACTCGCCGCGGCTTTAAAGAAGCGGAAGTGAAAGAGCTGGCTGGCTGGATGTGTGACGTTCTGGACAACATCAATGACGAAGCGGTTATCGAGCGCGTGAAAGGTAAAGTGCTGGATATCTGTGCCCGCTTCCCGGTTTACGCATAA
- the hmpA gene encoding NO-inducible flavohemoprotein, with protein MLDAQTIAVVKSTIPLLAATGPKLTAHFYERMFSHNPELKEIFNMSNQRNGDQREALFNAICAYATNIENLAALLPAVEKIAQKHTTFQIKPEQYNIVGGHLLATLDELFSPGQEVLDAWGKAYGVLAQVFINRESEIYQDNAAKQGGWEGTRPFTIVEKKEQSSLITSFELVPLDGGPVADYQPGQYLGVWLKPVGFPHQEIRQYSLTRQPNGKSYRIAVKREEKGMVSNWLHNHAQAGDRVHLASPAGDFFMDAKSDTPVTLISAGVGQTPMLSMLDTLANTEHQAQVNWLHAAEHGDVHAFNEEVAGLGAKLSKFESHVWYREPSAEDRAQARFDREGLMNLLEIEGKLSDPAMQFYLCGPINFMRFAAEQLVKIGVNKDSIHYECFGPHKVM; from the coding sequence ATGCTAGACGCACAAACCATCGCCGTTGTTAAGTCGACCATCCCTCTGCTGGCCGCCACCGGCCCCAAGCTTACCGCCCACTTTTACGAGCGCATGTTCAGCCACAACCCTGAGCTGAAAGAGATCTTTAACATGAGCAACCAGCGCAACGGTGACCAGCGCGAAGCGCTATTCAACGCCATTTGCGCGTATGCAACCAACATCGAAAATCTGGCCGCTCTCTTGCCAGCGGTAGAGAAAATCGCCCAGAAACACACTACCTTCCAAATCAAACCCGAGCAGTACAACATTGTGGGCGGCCACCTGCTGGCTACGTTAGACGAGTTATTCAGCCCAGGGCAGGAAGTGCTGGACGCATGGGGAAAAGCCTACGGCGTACTGGCGCAGGTATTTATTAACCGCGAGTCAGAAATTTACCAGGATAACGCCGCTAAGCAGGGTGGCTGGGAAGGCACACGCCCCTTCACCATTGTTGAGAAAAAAGAGCAAAGCTCGCTTATCACCAGCTTCGAACTTGTCCCGCTGGACGGCGGCCCAGTGGCGGATTATCAGCCAGGGCAATACCTCGGCGTCTGGCTGAAGCCTGTTGGTTTCCCGCATCAGGAAATTCGTCAGTACTCTTTGACCCGCCAGCCGAACGGGAAAAGCTACCGCATTGCCGTGAAGCGTGAAGAGAAAGGTATGGTCTCAAACTGGCTGCACAATCATGCTCAGGCTGGCGATCGGGTGCATCTGGCTTCACCGGCAGGCGACTTCTTTATGGACGCAAAATCCGACACACCGGTGACGCTGATTTCCGCAGGCGTCGGCCAGACGCCAATGCTCTCGATGCTCGACACGCTGGCGAACACAGAACACCAGGCACAGGTCAACTGGCTGCACGCCGCCGAACACGGAGATGTACACGCTTTTAACGAAGAAGTAGCAGGGCTTGGCGCGAAACTGTCGAAATTTGAAAGCCACGTCTGGTACCGTGAGCCATCCGCAGAGGATCGTGCCCAGGCGCGCTTTGACCGTGAAGGACTGATGAATCTGCTGGAAATCGAAGGGAAGTTAAGCGACCCGGCGATGCAGTTTTATCTCTGCGGCCCGATCAACTTTATGCGTTTTGCGGCGGAACAGCTGGTGAAGATCGGCGTGAATAAAGACAGCATTCACTATGAGTGCTTTGGCCCGCACAAGGTGATGTAG
- the glnB gene encoding nitrogen regulatory protein P-II: MKKIDAIIKPFKLDDVREALAEVGITGMTVTEVKGFGRQKGHTELYRGAEYMVDFLPKVKIEIVVTDDIVDTCVDTIIRTAQTGKIGDGKIFVFDVARVVRIRTGEEDDAAI; this comes from the coding sequence ATGAAAAAAATTGATGCGATTATTAAACCTTTCAAACTGGATGATGTGCGCGAAGCGCTGGCTGAAGTGGGCATTACCGGCATGACGGTGACGGAAGTCAAAGGCTTTGGCCGTCAGAAAGGGCATACCGAACTGTACCGTGGTGCCGAGTACATGGTGGACTTTCTGCCAAAAGTGAAAATTGAAATTGTGGTGACCGACGATATCGTTGATACCTGCGTGGACACCATTATCCGCACGGCCCAGACCGGCAAGATCGGTGACGGTAAGATTTTCGTGTTTGATGTGGCGCGCGTGGTGCGTATTCGTACCGGCGAAGAAGACGACGCGGCGATTTGA
- the glrR gene encoding two-component system response regulator GlrR: MTQRKPARLLLVDDDPGLLKLLGMRLSSEGYTVTTAESGAEGLKVLAREKIDLVISDLRMDEMDGMALFAEIQKGQPGMPVIILTAHGSIPDAVAATQQGVFSFLTKPVDRDALYQAIDNALEHTVIAGDDMWRDTIVTRSPIMQRLLEQTRMVAQSDVSVLINGQSGTGKEILAQAIHNASPRSKKAFIAINCGALPEQLLESELFGHARGAFTGAVSSREGLFQAAEGGTLFLDEIGDMPIPLQVKLLRVLQERKVRPLGSNRDLDIDVRIISATHRDLPKAMERGEFREDLFYRLNVVNLKIPALHERAEDIPLLANHLLRQSADRHKPFVRSFSTDAMKRLMTASWPGNVRQLVNVIEQCVALTSAPVIGEALVEQALEGENTALPTFVEARNQFELNYLRKLLQITKGNVTHAARMAGRNRTEFYKLLARHELEANDFKE, translated from the coding sequence ATGACGCAAAGGAAACCCGCGCGCTTATTATTAGTGGATGATGACCCAGGTCTGCTCAAGCTGCTGGGAATGCGCCTGTCGAGCGAGGGCTATACGGTCACCACGGCGGAAAGCGGTGCTGAGGGGCTGAAAGTCCTGGCACGAGAAAAAATCGACCTGGTGATAAGCGATCTCAGAATGGATGAAATGGACGGCATGGCGCTGTTCGCGGAGATCCAAAAAGGCCAGCCGGGGATGCCGGTGATCATTCTGACAGCGCACGGTTCTATCCCTGATGCCGTGGCGGCGACACAGCAGGGTGTATTCAGCTTCCTCACCAAGCCGGTGGACAGAGACGCGCTTTATCAGGCTATCGACAATGCCCTTGAGCACACTGTTATCGCTGGCGATGACATGTGGCGTGACACCATTGTGACCCGCAGCCCGATTATGCAGCGTTTGCTCGAGCAGACGCGCATGGTGGCACAGTCGGACGTTAGCGTGTTGATTAACGGCCAAAGCGGCACCGGGAAAGAGATTCTGGCCCAGGCGATACACAACGCCAGCCCACGTAGCAAAAAAGCGTTTATTGCGATTAACTGTGGCGCGCTGCCTGAACAGTTGCTTGAATCTGAGCTGTTCGGCCACGCTCGCGGGGCATTTACCGGAGCAGTTAGCAGCCGCGAAGGTCTGTTCCAGGCGGCAGAAGGCGGTACGCTCTTTCTCGATGAAATCGGCGATATGCCTATCCCGCTGCAGGTTAAGCTGCTGCGCGTTTTGCAGGAGCGGAAAGTTCGCCCGCTGGGCAGCAACCGCGATCTGGACATCGACGTGCGGATCATCTCCGCCACGCACCGGGACTTGCCGAAAGCTATGGAGCGCGGAGAGTTTCGTGAAGATCTCTTCTATCGCCTTAACGTTGTGAACCTGAAAATTCCTGCGCTGCATGAACGCGCCGAAGATATCCCGCTGCTGGCGAATCATTTGTTACGCCAGTCGGCCGACAGGCACAAGCCGTTCGTTCGGAGTTTCTCCACCGATGCCATGAAGCGGCTGATGACCGCAAGCTGGCCGGGCAACGTGCGCCAACTGGTGAACGTGATTGAGCAGTGCGTGGCGCTGACCTCAGCCCCGGTGATTGGCGAAGCGCTGGTGGAGCAGGCGCTGGAAGGTGAAAACACCGCCTTGCCGACATTTGTCGAAGCCCGTAACCAGTTCGAGCTAAACTACCTACGTAAGCTGCTGCAAATTACCAAAGGAAATGTCACCCATGCCGCGCGCATGGCGGGGCGTAACCGAACCGAATTCTATAAATTACTGGCCAGGCATGAACTCGAGGCCAATGACTTTAAAGAGTAG